The following proteins are encoded in a genomic region of Glycine soja cultivar W05 chromosome 17, ASM419377v2, whole genome shotgun sequence:
- the LOC114393767 gene encoding heparanase-like protein 2, with the protein MKRWDELNQFFYETGTNEVALCIHIFSIFGNLSKTIKIYGPCSSAWVGEAGEAYNSGGNHVSNRFLNSFWYLDQLGIASCYSTKVYCRQTLIGGNYGLLNTTTFAPNPDYYKFWHSF; encoded by the exons ATGAAAAGGTGGGATGAGCTGAATCAGTTTTTCTACGAGACAGG GACAAATGAAGTGGCTCtctgcatacatatattttcaattttcggaaatctttcaaaaaccatTAAAATATATGGTCCTTGCTCTTCTGCATGGGTAGGAGAAGCTGGAGAGGCATACAACAGTGGTGGCAATCATGTTTCTAACAGATTTTTAAACAGCTTTTG GTACTTAGATCAACTTGGAATAGCATCCTGCTACAGCACTAAAGTCTATTGCAGGCAGACTTTAATTGGAGGGAACTATGGCCTTCTCAATACCACCACCTTTGCTCCCAATCCTGACTACTACAA GTTCTGGCATAGTTTCTAA